The following proteins come from a genomic window of Aquimarina sp. MAR_2010_214:
- a CDS encoding LysE family translocator has translation MFGILNFGTFILAGILLNLTPGADTMYILGRSISQGKKSGVISALGISSGALLHCLFAALGLSILLTKSATAFSIVKYAGAVYLVSLGIKSLLTKSTAIAEVIKEKRKTQNYLKVYMSGVLTNLLNPKVALFFLAFLPQFINPEYAKSAIPFIILGLTFVVTGTIWCMILAFFSAKLANKIRENSKVKFWMDKTTGVLFILLGIKLALSKK, from the coding sequence TATTTTAGCAGGAATATTGCTTAACCTTACCCCTGGAGCAGATACTATGTATATTTTAGGGCGTAGCATTTCGCAAGGAAAAAAATCTGGAGTAATCTCTGCTCTGGGGATTTCTTCGGGAGCTCTTTTACATTGTCTTTTTGCAGCCCTTGGATTATCTATATTATTAACAAAATCTGCTACTGCATTTAGTATTGTTAAATATGCTGGCGCTGTTTATCTTGTATCTTTAGGGATTAAATCATTGCTAACAAAATCAACAGCTATTGCTGAAGTAATTAAAGAAAAAAGGAAAACACAAAACTACTTAAAAGTATATATGTCAGGTGTTTTAACCAACCTACTTAATCCTAAAGTTGCTCTCTTTTTTTTGGCATTCTTACCACAATTTATTAATCCCGAATATGCTAAAAGTGCCATTCCATTCATAATTCTGGGATTAACTTTTGTAGTTACAGGTACAATATGGTGTATGATACTAGCATTCTTTTCCGCCAAGCTGGCAAACAAGATCAGAGAGAACAGTAAAGTGAAGTTTTGGATGGATAAAACCACAGGAGTTCTCTTTATTTTACTAGGAATCAAATTAGCCTTAAGTAAAAAATAA